The Lolium rigidum isolate FL_2022 chromosome 1, APGP_CSIRO_Lrig_0.1, whole genome shotgun sequence region GCCGGCCGACGTGGAGTGGGAACTTCACTACTACTGGCGCGACGGATGGAGATGGCTGGCGAGGAGCATGGGGGAAAGTAGATTCTTGGTTGAATAGCAGGTCATAATGCTCGACTTCTTTCTTTAGTTTGCCACAAAGTACCCTATCATTTCAAGTTATAAAATAGCTTCCTCACTCATGAAGTTGAGCATTAGAGAATAGAGATTCGAACAGTACACCAAATATAAATAACAATTCACATGACAGCCAATTGGTACATACTGTTTCCTCTTGCGAGAGCAGCAAGGTAAAAAAAGGCTTTAGATTACTACCAAGACCTATCTATCTTATAAATATTCTCTTGAACATATTCTTCAGTCAGATTACATCGCAGGAGGCTTTTGTATATTTTATGGCCACGTTGAGCCATCTCAGACCTCCAGCAAATGAGCTTTGTCATTCACAATTGCGTCCGATCCTTCCCACAGCTCCCAAAGATCATTCCTCAACCATGACACGTACACAACAGGCCCAAGCGTCGAGGGCACCTGAGGCAAGAATTTCCATCAGAAAGAAGATCATGATAATACATGTAGCATTGCTGAAGCTAACTAGCAGGTCAGTGATTCGATGCTTGCAGACAGGCACAACCCAAGTCAGGAAAGCATGCTCGCTAGGACAAAGAAACAGTCATGTCTGAAAACCCAAGACTGTACAGGCAGCACCTACCAGGTAGAGTAGAGCAGGCTGGGGAGACTGAGACAAGATCCCAGCTGCCAATGCGGTCACCAAGCCAACGCCATAACCTGTTAGCGCATACCATACATATTTCCGACGTTTCGAGGAGGGAGACATGTCTGAAGCAACAGCCATGTCTTTGCTCTTCCGGTGATCGAAAGAGAGTACAAGAGCTAGAAGCATCCCAGGAATGGCCTGCAGGTGTCACAGTAACAACACATAGAACTGATTAAAATTAAATTATCACAAGTTGGTGTACAAGATCACTAAAAGCACGGGCAATGTGCATATGCTGAGGTATTTTAACAGAAGGAGTACATCTGAGAATTGAGCCATGCAGCTTCATGTGAAGATGAATATGCCGATTAATCAATAAACAGCAGCGTATATAATGCCTATAGTACACTTAACCATACGATGATGCAACCTACAACAATGTACTACATTAACTGTATGATGACTGCAACATGCTTCAAGATATTTTAGGCTACCAATTTTTTTAGATCAGACATAGTTTTTTTTTATCACATGCTATCTCCGTTCCATAAAACAAGgcctataaatttggtcaaaggtGAAAGCTTGCTATGTTTGACCAAATATATACAACACAATATTATCATTTACAATATTTGGTAAATACATTATAAAAATATACTGTTTGTTTATCTATTGATATTGTATTGATATTGATTTGATATTGTATATATTCATATTTTTATCTAAAAACATGGTCAAAGTTATGAAACATTGACTTCTGAATAAATTTGTATGCCTTGTTTTGCGGAATGGAAGGGGTAATATCATAGGCGATGTAGGCAGCAACTTCTaggattataaagtgcaagcatgtGCTCGATTAATTTCCAACAAAAACTGATAATGGAGTGCCTATGTTTAGCTTGCTTCCTTGACCAACTACAACATGAGAAGTTCCACAAAAATAGAGAGCTAACTAAAGTTCACACTAATGATATTCATTGATAGCTAGCTATAAGGCTCGTCCTATTAAATCGAGAAGTTATTCATAAATTAAATCCCTAAATCGTGAGTTCTATCTGGCCAAAACAATCAGTACACAATCCACAATCTACAAGTGATCTGCCAACTAACTTATAGTGGAAAATAAAACTGAGTACAGTGAAGCAAAATGGGGGAGAGAGGGAGTAGCACAACACAAGTTTGAGACCTTCGAACGAGTACtgtttttatgcaggactgaatgatGAGTATAAGAAACCATATTTGCATCAGTGGCAGTACAAGAATCACAACACCAAGTCTGGATGGAACATTGTAACATAAGTAACTTACCATGTCTCCAAGGCCAAGCATCATGTAGTCACCAGGAGTGCTTCCTGGAACAATCCCACCCAGCAAATTCCTAGGGAACACAAGCTTCACCGGAAGCTCAATCTTCTTCGTAATCAGCTGCAACCCAGGAAGGCTGAGCTTGTCTGCTACTGTGTGAACTGGGTTAGACGCCTTCTGAGTGGCAACAGAGACCATAACATTTGCTCCGAAAAACCTCTCTGAGAAGAAAACCCAGAAAACATCGTAGACAAACAGGCATACCAGAAGCAATGAACAGATCTTTATGTTTGGCAGCCTCACATGGCTGACAAATGCTATGCATATGGAAATGCCAAGTGCATTATTCAGCAACCAATGGCCTGTTACCAGCCATACTGCCATTGTGCTTATACAGAACATCAGCAGCAATCCTTGCAATCGGGTAAATGACTTGGAACAGCACCTCGAGACGAAAGGATCCATTAGATTGAGCCGTGACTTGGCATAGGCAATGTACGGAGACAGGCAGAAGAAAAGCGCCATCACAGAGGCTACAGCGGTAAAGGCGGTAACGAGGTGCGATACAGATGAGAACAGATAGAACATCAGCAGCAGGCTGCATGAGCTTGCAAGCGGGATCATGAGAGCCTGGGATCGGTCCAGTGTGATGGACGCCTCCGAGAAGTCCAAGTTCCTCTCCATCTCCTTGCCATGGTCCAAAGCACGCGTTGCTGATGCATAGACAACCGAAACAGCCGTCGCGATGAGGGCAAGGGACGCAGGCTCAAGCAAGTAGGACAGCTTCCACAGTGATTCCATTCTATGAAATTTTACCGGCACCCCACCTTTATTTAATATACTCTGTCTTCCACCTGCTATGTCCAAACAGTAGACAATGGTAAATAGCAAGTGGGAATGTGGGATAGCAAAAATGTCATCAAATATAAAGCAGTTACACAATTCTTACTACTCTTTTCATAGAATTTGTTTGCAGTTGCACAATTTTTTCTCAATTTTTCAATCAGCAGTACACAAAATGAACAAAATTTTGACGGAGCCAGGGGAAAACTTAAAATCCGGTTTTTCTGAAAAATATATACTCTAACTGAGAGTAGCTTTTGGATAACAATCCTATCAATCAGGGGCGGATCTAGATGGCCTGCCGGGTGTACACCGGCACAGTCAGCAATCATCGATGCCAATGGGTTTCAACAAATCAATGGATGGAAACAAGCTCATACCTCAAAACCAAGTGGCCCAAGATTGCGCGCCGGCGCGATGTTGCGATGATGAAGACCGATGGAAAAGAAGCGCGTAAGGGGCGGGGGCGCTGAGGCTTcggcggcggtgacggtggtgggggTAAAGCTACGGCACGGCGGAAGCTGCCGGGAGATTTAGAGCCGCGTTGGTAGGTCAGGAGTCAGGTGGAAGAGGGAAGAAAGGTCGGATTGGAAAACCCTCCTCGCCAGAACACCTCTCCTGGCAGCGATGCGAGGACGCGCTGGGAAGTCGCCGGCGGCGGACCGAGAAGATGGGTTGCCGACGGCGGCGGGTTCCCCTCGTGAGGTGATGTCGGGGGCAGTCCTGTAATTCCGAGCGGGATGTAGCTCTGTCCTCGCTCCTCGGTGCTCTCCTGACTGGTGGGGCCGATTGAACGGCGGGCCCCTTTCTGTGTGGAGAGACGCCAACTCTTCTTTTTCACTTTTCATAATTTTCAGCTAGCTGAAAACCTATTTTGCCATAAGTCAGATCTTTAGTCGTTCACTCCAAACATTGCGTGAATTTCAACGCGCTCCGTCTAGAGCTGATTTCTTCGGATCTTCCTATGTCTTGGTTTTTTCCCATTATGGTCATCTAAGCCAAGTTTTCTTTTCATGCCTTTGCTCATTTTCCCTTTCTTCGTGTCTCTgtcaagaagagagaggcaggcaACGAGGCGGAGGCGCAAGCTCTCCACGGCGCAGGTGGTGGCACCGGGGATACCACAGAAGCGGGGAGAAGGGAAGCATCTTCCAGGAGTGAGCAGGAGGCCTAGTGGCACACTCTGTCATGGCAAAGCTACCATCGAAGAGATCACCGAATTTACGAGTCGGGATGGGTCTACATGGGAACCGGGTCCTCCCCCTTTCCCTGGCCCTCCTCACCGCGGCAGCGACCGCACCTTTATCTGTCACAGGTGACGAGATGTCGGTGGTAGAGGTATCCACGCGCCGGATGGGGTCGCGTGGATGGCCCAACTCTCGGATCTCTACTTCAGCGTGCACCGTGGTGTGCGACTATGATTTCAGGCGATAGGCCGGCCCTGCGCTCGCCATGGTAAACCCCGACCTTGTGTTCATCACCGACATCAGCGGTGTGTATCCTACCCCCATCCTCTCGCTCCCGTTCTATTACTTCTGTTGATTCTTCACAGTGTTCGAGGTCAATGGGTGATTGATACCTTTGATCCGGATTACGGATGCAATATAGTAGCTTTTTCGCTAGAAAATCTAGGTTTAATTGAACCTTAGGAAGAAATTTCTTGGTGTAAAGTTACGTTATTTGTCGAGATCTTGGAAGATTGGTTGTCTCTCTGTTACTGGACCTTCCagcttaacttttttttttgttttgttgtatATCAATGGATGGAGATAGGAGATAGGCTAGGGCCGAGGATTCACCAGCTGTGCATACATATGggataaagataaaaataagcgCAACATGAGTCATGTTCAAATAAAGATAGATATTGTGGGTGGTACGTCCTAATATTCTATGGCTTTCATCAGCCACTACGATTGTAGACTTTTGATCTACTACCACACTTCTGCAGCCGAGGGTGTTTAGCACTCATTAAGTATTTAAATAGACCAAAGCATTACATTTGATgatgtttgatacgtccaatttgcatcactattttatatcataatttgctgttattcattgatatatttcatatttggagatgatacttatgttatttcatctattttgcatgtttcatgattattggaggatcacgcaccggagccaggattctgctggaaaaagcaccgtcagaacgcaatatttcggaagatcaacagatgacggaaattataccaaaatcctattttttcagatgacgaagggagccagaagggggagaagaggggacccgaggtgggcccacctcataggccggcgcggcccaaggcctggccgcgccgcccgNNNNNNNNNNNNNNNNNNNNNNNNNNNNNNNNNNNNNNNNNNNNNNNNNNNNNNNNNNNNNNNNNNNNNNNNNNNNNNNNNNNNNNNNNNNNNNNNNNNNtttcttatgttctatgccatattattgatgatacctacatgttttatgcacactttatgtcatatttgtgcattttctcggaactaacctattaacaagatgccgaagtgccgctgtcgttttctcgctgtttttggtttcgtaaatcctagtaacgaaatattctcgaattggacgaaatcaaagcccgtgggcctatttttccacgaagcttccgaagtccgaagacgagacgaagaggggccacggggtggccaaaccctagggcggcgcggccccacccctggccgcgccggcctatggtgtgggccccccgtgccgcctcttgacttgcccttccgcctacttaaagcctccgtgacgaaacccccgtaccgagagccacgatacggaaaaccttactgagacgccgtcgccgccgatcccatctcgggggatccagagatcgcctccagcaccctcgccggagagggcaatcatctcccggaggactctacaccgccatggtcgcctccggagtgatgagtgagtagtctcacccctggactatgggtccatagcagtagctagatggttgtcttctcctcattgtgcttcattgttagatcttgtgagctgcctaacatgatcaagatcatctatatgtaattctatatgttgtgtttgtcgggatccgatggatagagaatactatgtcatgttaattatcaagttattatacatgtgttgtttatgatcttgcatgctctccgtttctagtagaggctcggccaagtttttacttttaactccaagagggagtacttatgctcgatagtgggttcatgcccgcattgacacctgggacagtggacgtaaagttctaaggttgtgttgtgctgttgccactagggataaaacattggcgctatgtccgaggatgtagttgttgattacattacgcaccatacttaatgcaattgtctcgttgttagcaacttaataccggagggggttcggatgataacccgaaggtggactttttaggcatagatgcagcttggatggcggtctatgtactttgtcgtaatgcccaattaaatctcactatacttatcatgtcatgtatgtgcattgttatgctctctctatttgtcaattgcccgaccgtaatttgttcacccaacatgcttttatcttatgggagagacacctctagtgaaccgtggaccccggtccattctttaataccgaaatacaaatctgccgcaatacttgtttttactgttttctctcgcaaacaatcatcttccacacaatacggttaatcctttgttacaagcaagctcggtgagattgacaacctcaccgtttcgttggggcaaagtactttggttgtgttgtgcaggttccacgttggcgccgaatctccggtgttgcgccgcactacatcccgccgccatcaaccttcaacgtgcttcttgactcctactcggtccgattaaaccttggtttcttactgagggaaacttgccgctgtgcgcatcacaccttcctcttggggttcccaacggacgcgtgtagaacgaaaagacaatacgtcaaccacgcgcatcaagcaaatttctagcgccgttgccggggagatcaagacacgctgcaaggggagtctccacttctcaatctctttactttgtttttgtcttgctttattttatttactactttgtttgctgcacttatatcaaaacacaaaaaaattagttgctagctttactttatttactgtcttgtttgctatattgaaaacacaaaaaaaattagtctacttgcatttactttatctagtttgctttatttactattgctaaaatggccaaccctgaaaatactaagttgtgtgacttcacaagcacaaataataatgatttcttatgcacacctattgctccactccgctactacagcagaattctttgaaattaaacctcgctttacttaatcttgtcatgagagagcaattttctcggtgttagttccgatgatgccgctgcccatctcaataattttgttgaactatgtgaaatgcaaaaatataaagatgtagatggtgacattataaaattaaaattgtttcctttctcattaagaggaagagctaaagattggttgctatctctcgcctaagaatagtattgattcatggactaaatgcaaggatgcttttattggtagatattatcccccgctaaaattatatctttgaggagtagcataatgaattttaaacaattagataatgaacatgttgctcaagcttgggaaagaatgaaatctctcggttaaaaattgcccaacccatggatcgactacttggatgatcatccaaaccttctatgcaggactaaatttttcttcgcggaatttattggattcagctgctggaggtacctttatgtccatcactcttggtgaagcaacaaagcttcttgataatatgatggttaattactcgaatggcacgcggaaagagctccacaaggtaagaaggtaaattctattgaagaatcctcctccttcaatgataaggttgacgcaccacccttcgataatacttgagatacacttctcgcgcctagctgaaaggcgttaaagaaaagcgcttatgggagacaacccatgtttttacctacagtactttgtttttattttgtgtcttggaagttgtttactactgtagcaacctctccttatcttagttttatgttttgttgtgccaagtaaagtctttgatagaaaagtaagtactagatttggattactgcgcagaaacagatttctttgtctgtcacgaatctgggtctaattctctgtaggtaactcagaaaattatgccaatttacgtgagtgatcctcagatatgtacgcaactttcattcaatttgagcattttcgtttgagcaagtctggtggcctaataaaatccatctttacggactgttctgttttgacagattctgtcttttatttcgcattgcctcttttgctatgttggatgaatttctttgatccactaatgtccagtagctttatgcaatgtccagaagtgttaagaatgattgtgtcacctctgaacatgtgaatttttattatgcactaaccctctaatgagttgtttcgagtttggtgtggaggaagttttcaaggatcaagagaggagtatgatgcaatatgattaaggagagtgaaagctctaagcttggggatgccccgtggttcacccctgcatatattaagaagactcaagcgtctaagcttggggatgcccaaggcatccccttcttcatcgacaacattatcgtgttcctcccccgaaactatatttttattcggccacatcttatgtactttgcttggagcgtcggtttgtttttgtttttgttttgtttgaataaaatggatcctagcattcactttatgggagagagacacgctccgtctgttgcatatggacaaatatgtccttaggttctactcatagtattcatggcgaagtttctccttcgttaaattgttatatggttggaattggaaaatgctacatgtagtaactctaaaatgtcttggataatttgatacttggcaattgttgtgctcatgtttaagctcttgcatcatatactttgcacccattaatgaagaaatacttagagcttgctaatttggtttgcatatttggtttctctagagtctagataacatctagtattgagttttgaacaacaaggaagacggtatggagtcttataatgtttaccatatgtcttttatgtgagttttgctgtaccgttcatccttgtgtttgtttcaaataaccttgctagcctaaaccttgtatcgagagggaatacttctcatgcatccaaaatacttgagccaaccactatgccatttgtgtccaccatacctacctactacatggtatttacccgccattccaaagtaaattgcttgagtgctacctttaaaattccatcattcacctttgcaatatatagctcatgggacaaatagcttaaaaactattgtagtattgaatatgtacttatgcactttatctcttattaagttgcttgttgagcggtaaccatgtttcggggacgccatcaactattccttgttggatatcatgtgagttgctatgcatgtccgtc contains the following coding sequences:
- the LOC124681099 gene encoding signal peptide peptidase-like 1 — its product is MESLWKLSYLLEPASLALIATAVSVVYASATRALDHGKEMERNLDFSEASITLDRSQALMIPLASSCSLLLMFYLFSSVSHLVTAFTAVASVMALFFCLSPYIAYAKSRLNLMDPFVSRCCSKSFTRLQGLLLMFCISTMAVWLVTGHWLLNNALGISICIAFVSHVRLPNIKICSLLLVCLFVYDVFWVFFSERFFGANVMVSVATQKASNPVHTVADKLSLPGLQLITKKIELPVKLVFPRNLLGGIVPGSTPGDYMMLGLGDMAIPGMLLALVLSFDHRKSKDMAVASDMSPSSKRRKYVWYALTGYGVGLVTALAAGILSQSPQPALLYLVPSTLGPVVYVSWLRNDLWELWEGSDAIVNDKAHLLEV